A DNA window from Calliphora vicina chromosome 1, idCalVici1.1, whole genome shotgun sequence contains the following coding sequences:
- the fkh gene encoding LOW QUALITY PROTEIN: protein fork head (The sequence of the model RefSeq protein was modified relative to this genomic sequence to represent the inferred CDS: substituted 2 bases at 2 genomic stop codons), producing MQKLYSETPTSGPVSMTSQSSGSGAAGGGGGGGNNSGGGGNNSANNTNVQNPNSNIANVTNGGNMSPLARAPYSMNAMSMPVGGGMSSVSPQTAATFGSSVLDSAAAVASMGGSMGAAAAMNSMAQNCMTPSSMSYASMGSPLGQMGNCMGGGMSTMAAMGGYSSMAAAASARDLDAGSPNSLNRSRVEKPTTYRRSYTHAKPPYSYISLITMAIQNNPTRMLTLSEIYQFIMDLFPFYRQNQQRWQNSIRHSLSFNDCFVKIPRTPDKPGKGSFWTLHPDSGNMFENGCYLRRQKRFKDEKKEAIRQLHKSPSHSSLEATSPGKKDHDDSHHMHHHHHHSRLEHHQSHHHHKDGGLGGTLGSAHSKDAEALAMLHANAELACLGQQAQHAPAHHQHHHQLQQEELSSITSMVNRCHPSLISDYHSSMHHLKQEPSGYAPPSHPFSINRLLPTESKADIKMYDMSQYAGYNALSPLTNSHAALGQESYYQSLGYHAPAGTTSLXHHQYPLAXGRAEQMLRNNNSSAIPSANTTLSSSSCTTNSSIFSGANHHLQQNQNEATSPPSSSSSQQPQPHHQQHLQNSQQSAAASSSAAVNFYNQKLKAAAYLNSKMVAAHHHHHHHHQNLLQSQLTPSDLQEDSSNITSDLNDDHLQQVHQQQQQQLYNNYQQYAAAASSYRNWNHTLSLNGAAALQNLL from the coding sequence ATGCAAAAGTTATACTCGGAGACGCCGACCAGCGGACCCGTTAGCATGACTAGCCAGTCGTCGGGTTCTGGGGCGGCAGGTGGTGGCGGCGGTGGCGGAAATAATTCAGGAGGCGGCGGCAACAACTCAGCCAATAACACAAATGTTCAAAATCCCAACAGCAATATTGCCAATGTCACTAACGGCGGGAATATGAGTCCGCTAGCTCGAGCTCCGTATAGTATGAATGCCATGAGCATGCCAGTCGGAGGTGGCATGTCTTCAGTATCGCCACAGACTGCAGCGACATTTGGATCTAGTGTTTTGGATTCCGCAGCAGCGGTAGCGAGTATGGGTGGATCAATGGGTGCAGCGGCGGCTATGAACTCCATGGCCCAAAACTGCATGACACCAAGTAGCATGAGTTATGCTTCTATGGGTTCTCCTCTTGGGCAGATGGGTAATTGTATGGGAGGTGGAATGTCCACCATGGCAGCGATGGGTGGTTATTCGTCAATGGCCGCCGCTGCAAGTGCTCGAGATTTAGACGCTGGTTCTCCAAATTCCCTCAACCGATCTCGGGTGGAAAAGCCAACGACATACCGACGGAGTTATACCCATGCTAAACCACCATATTCGTATATTTCACTCATTACAATGGCCATACAAAACAATCCCACACGCATGCTTACGTTGTCCGAGATCTATCAGTTCATCATGGATCTGTTTCCATTTTACCGACAAAATCAGCAGAGGTGGCAAAACTCCATCAGACATTCTTTGTCTTTTAACGACTGCTTTGTTAAGATTCCTCGTACTCCCGATAAGCCTGGCAAGGGATCTTTCTGGACCTTACATCCAGATTCGGGAAATATGTTCGAGAATGGCTGCTATTTAAGGCGgcaaaaaagatttaaagatGAGAAAAAGGAAGCCATAAGACAACTGCACAAATCCCCTTCACATAGCAGTTTAGAAGCCACATCACCAGGGAAGAAAGATCACGATGACTCCCATCATATGCACCATCACCATCATCACAGTAGGCTGGAGCATCACCAATCGCATCACCATCATAAAGATGGCGGTTTAGGTGGGACTTTGGGGTCTGCTCACAGTAAAGACGCTGAAGCTTTAGCCATGCTCCATGCCAATGCAGAACTGGCATGTTTAGGCCAACAGGCACAGCACGCACCTGCTCATCATCAGCATCACCATCAGCTCCAGCAAGAAGAACTTTCCAGCATTACAAGTATGGTTAATAGATGTCATCCCTCATTGATTAGTGATTATCATTCGTCAATGCATCATTTAAAGCAGGAACCCTCTGGCTACGCACCTCCCAGCCATCCGTTCTCCATTAATCGGCTGTTACCCACAGAATCGAAGGCTGATATTAAAATGTACGACATGAGTCAGTACGCTGGCTACAATGCTCTAAGCCCTCTCACCAATTCACACGCTGCCTTGGGTCAAGAATCTTATTACCAAAGTTTGGGTTATCACGCACCAGCCGGTACGACCAGCTTGTGACATCATCAGTATCCCTTGGCTTAAGGAAGAGCGGAACAGATGCTGCGTAACAACAATTCGAGCGCAATTCCAAGTGCAAATACGACATTAAGCTCAAGCTCGTGCACTACAAACAGCAGCATCTTTTCTGGTGCCAACCATCACttgcaacaaaatcaaaatgaagCAACGTCACCAccatcgtcgtcatcatcacAGCAGCCACAGCCACATCATcagcaacatttacaaaattcaCAACAATCAGCAGCAGCCTCCTCCTCAGCAGCGGTTAATTTTTACAATCAAAAACTTAAGGCGGCGGCATATTTAAACAGCAAAATGGTCGCAGCTCATcaccaccaccatcatcatcaccaaAACTTGTTGCAAAGTCAGTTGACACCAAGCGATTTACAGGAGGATTCGTCCAATATCACAAGCGATCTGAACGACGATCACCTGCAACAAGTCCaccaacagcaacagcagcaacttTACAACAACTACCAGCAATATGCAGCAGCTGCCTCTTCCTATCGCAACTGGAATCATACGTTGAGCCTAAATGGTGCGGCGGCATTGCAAAACCTTCTATAG